A window of Plasmodium malariae genome assembly, chromosome: 12 genomic DNA:
atatatatatatatatatatatatatatattaactacTACATCACTTTTTCCTGTCGTTCATCAGCTCTCAAAAGAACCTTTACGATGGAAACGCTTTTCATCAAGGAGTCACACACAAATACCTAGtgtaattttcttttctattttttaaaaaataataaatttgacAACTCATTACttcatcctttttttctttttttaaataacaaaaaacaaaaataaaataataaaattaaaaataaaaataaaaataaaaaaacagagTACGAGATCAATCTTTAGGTAATGCTTATTTtacacaaatattttaatgcagctcctaaaaatatgtttacaaTTATGATGCTCTTTCTTTAAccatttgtttatttattacagCATGCgttcaaaattataaagacGTAATGATATTTCCATCCATTTCAAAAGCTTTAGAAACTTGCACTATAAATAACTGTAATTATGTTGTGTGGGATGACAAAGACAAAAAGGCAGTTATTTGTAAAGGGGACAACGCTGaagtaattatataaaaataaactaaaagCAAATAACATATGAAGAAGTGAAATAAAGCAAAGTCATATCATAAAAAGTTGATATGTACCCTACATAAGGAGAAGTGcatgctttattttttttagattctaatagaaaaaaagaacaacaTCACATATATTAACCCGAACcttttttatacttatgGATATGTAACTTTCTTGAATTATATGTCTATATGTGATAATGTTGTAAAAAGCGCTCCCTATAACTTAAGTATTCCTAAATCGGTTGACGTTTGCTCCCACTTAGATTGCGATTATTTCACACAAAGTAATTtcgataataaaataaagtaaaataacgACAGCATAAGGTTcacagtaaaaatatatatatatatatatatatatatatatatatgtatacacgtacatatttttatgttcccCTTTGTTTcgttaaaatatgaataggTTATGCGGGGTCCATAAGATCATTAAACAATCACAAGAACGGCAAAACCTGGTTAGACAaccatataaattataagcatattaatattaaaagaaaaaatgttataaaataatgtaaaataaaataaaaaaaataaagaaggtaaataaaacaaaagcagaatattaattgaaaaataagtactcttataaaaatggtgataaatacaattttttcttcacaGGTTTTGTAAAgggtatattttttgaaagggagatatatatatatatataaaattctaaaaatgtatttaatacATGACCttagttatataaaattacgcTCTGTTTTCCTTTATAGTTTTCCCACGATTATACCAATGGACGGATTCATCACAAGTGttaatataagtaaatttgtttaaaaataatattttcataaatttttttttaacatggAAAGTGTATATAAGCGCTAACATATAACATCTCTaagtgttttttttttacatattttttaaataaaatataaaagatattttagaagaaaatataagaaaaggttagaaatttcttttttaatgtattttatccGTTAGATACCTTAACAAGTTATacactcttttttttaacaaccGTTATGTGAAACATCTCTCTCATTAAACTTTTGCTATACTAATTGTGTCATTCGGTGTTACATGTtgcttcatatatatatacatatgtatacatatatatacatatatatgtaactcGTTCCAATGACGTAATGATATGTGCATCATAGCAACACaatccttttttaataacctaatttttatactattatttttctttatgcaaataagaaaaaaaaagaaaaaaaggctaaaaacaataaaatatgaataattcgTTGGgttgtaataatattctaAGCTATATATGCTCATTTCAATCATTgaaataattacatttattcaAGTTAATGAGAgattacaaaattaatattatctaTTTTTGAAGCATTAAGGAATGATTCGCTTTCGTctgtaatataaataattgtatattttttggaaACATGGGAAAACTATGTGTTAAtgcatatgcacatatacacgAATGAAATGGTGAGGAGTAGGCGACAAGAGTATCTGCTTCCATTCTACGtactaaaatttttgtttccGTTAACGGAAAGACTTGAAGAATAATAGTGTAGTATTAAATGTTACTGAATTTCAaagttttcattttcttctaaTATGGTAAAAACACAATTATATTGAATAGTTACTACATgttgtattaattttttttctttatacttttttcttttttttttttgacttttaaaatttaaaaaaaattacacttaaaattttcatgcatatttatttcacgctacattattttattttacttctttatatttcgttacattttatttgaattcaTTTTACCCTTTTTAAGTGTTATGCTTTTTACACGTCTATGGTATCTGTTTTAGGTTCTAAAACAGAAATGTTGTCTGGAAGAATAGATGGTAATCCTGTTTTTGTATCGATAGCCGTTGGTAACATAATTTTCACTTTTATACCCAAAACACCCTGTTTTAATTGGGCTGATCTTGTTGCAGTATTAACAAATCTTTTTGAAGGTTCTCCAGTAGATATTAAATAGCCATCACGAAATTTCATACTTTTAGCTCTTTGTGCTCTCAATTTTCCTGAAACTATAACTTCGCAACCTTTTGCTCCTGATTCCATTATATGTCTTAAAACACCATAGCATGCTCTTCTTACTGCTAAACCTTTTAAAAGTTTATATCTGAGTGATTCAGCTTGTGCCATTGCACATAATCCTCTATGTTCTACTCTCTCTGCAAATAATTCAACACTATTTGttgatttattaaaaaatcttttttgAACTAAGGATGTTAATTCACGTATTCTTCTTCCCTTGTCTCCAAGTACTTCCCTTGTACGAGTAGCTCTAATTATGACTTCAGTtctatagaaataaaaattaaataacaaaatttacGGATGTGTAAAATGATTATCACATGCATGTGTCAAATAATGACACAGCCTCACAAactaatttctttttatgcaTTCTCCACTATAACGGTTTGCATATGCGTATTTTTCCTAAAAGGAAGAACATAACTTATGCAAAAACTAACACACAAATATGCTCACaaatgtatacacatatacatacacaaacatatgta
This region includes:
- the PmUG01_12051000 gene encoding 40S ribosomal protein S3, putative, with amino-acid sequence MSAPMSKKRKFINDGVFQAELNEFLARILAEDGYSGVEVRVTPIRTEVIIRATRTREVLGDKGRRIRELTSLVQKRFFNKSTNSVELFAERVEHRGLCAMAQAESLRYKLLKGLAVRRACYGVLRHIMESGAKGCEVIVSGKLRAQRAKSMKFRDGYLISTGEPSKRFVNTATRSAQLKQGVLGIKVKIMLPTAIDTKTGLPSILPDNISVLEPKTDTIDV
- the PmUG01_12050900 gene encoding conserved Plasmodium protein, unknown function; amino-acid sequence: MPPYFSLFFLFICLLMITCAEENSSVKETDIPIFYYGFINNEGYQHYLPSKYSNTLSDRDLISVSCHKGYTVAIKKASIIDLNDEENDYKDMAQEICSKKEQCKIDVRKFKRNTNNNQIESSSELTIEYICMSSQKNLYDGNAFHQGVTHKYLVVRDQSLACVQNYKDVMIFPSISKALETCTINNCNYVVWDDKDKKAVICKGDNAEILIEKKNNITYINPNLFYTYGYVTFLNYMSICDNVVKSAPYNLSIPKSVDVCSHLDCDYFTQSYAGSIRSLNNHKNGKTWFCKGFPTIIPMDGFITSVNISKFV